CAACAGACCTGCCAGTAGAGCAAATAGGGATCGCTGTTGGTTTCCCTAATGCCTCTTATTTCAATCAATTATTCAAAAAAGTACTCGGTACAACTCCATTAAAATACAGAAAAAATAATTAGAGACTCGATTGTTCACCAGCAGCCTCTTCGATAACAAATACAATGTTTTTTGCAAAATGATTGATCTCGATCAGCTCTGGGCGGGGGGCATTCAACAGTTCATCGTTAACTCTTAAATTGATGAAGGTCACACCTTCAACAGCTCTTTTTTCATCAAAGCCATAAATTCTTGAAGGATTGGCCTTCCCGCTGTAGCTGATATTGCGAAATGTAATATTCCGAATACTTGTGCCAGGCTCTGGATTATAATCCTTGTTGTAAACTACACGCACATCGAACAACTGCCCCTGCTCAATCCGTTCAACACGTATGTTATCGTAAATTACGTTACATACCGTATTTCGATCCCCGGCATTAATGGCTAGTGCCCCCCAATAATTTTCTTGTGGCTCATGATGATTCAGAATATCTATGTTTGTAAAAATAATATTTTCAATCACGTCACCGTTCTGCCCATGGTCACCATGAGTCCCGATCATCAGTGGATGCGCAACATCTGCCCATAAAATAGAATCACGAACGATGATATTGCGTGTATCTCCATAAAAATCCCATCTCGATCCATAGATTGCAATACAATCATCGGAATTCCGCATAAAAACATCCCGAATGGCAACATCAGAACTAGACATGATATCTATGCCATCAGACCATCCGCGAGTACTAAAAGCTTTGATATTATCAATTTCAATCCCGTCAGACTTCCCTATGAAAATACTATAATGTGGTGGGTCGATAACTGTGATGCCTTCCACTTTAATGGATTGTGAGAAAACGATTCTTACCCCACGAAAAGCTGAGTATCGATGAAAATCTGCAAGATAAATCATTCCACGACCACGGATAGTTATATCATGGACAGACTCGCACACCAATGAGCCTACAAGCGCAGATCCTCCAGCTAGATATATTGTTGTGCCCGAAGGAATTGGAAGGACCGTTTCTTCAATACAGTGCGTTCCTGGCGAAAAAAAGAGTACGTTCGGTTTCTCACTAGAGTATGCCACTGGTATTTCCAGTAATCGCAAAAGATCTGTTTTCCGATGAATACCTGGTTGTACTACCGCTACATTAGGATCCTCTATAAGTGGGGCATCCTCTTCTTTAGGGTTAGCAAATAGATGCAGATTCCGAAAAATATCATCATTGATTTCGATCGAAAGCTTCTGCGGGCCGAATAGGCTGAATTTGATCGTTTTCTCTTGAATTTCGTAAGCGATATTACGTGAAGCCGGAGCGACGTTCACACACTCAATTTCGGTGTAAAGACAAGTAACTTCCACCTCTGCTGCACCTTCAAGATCAAAGAAAGCCATAGATGCTGGTCGAACCTGATGCATATCTACCTTAACCTCGTAGATAAATACATTTTGCCATTCACCTTCAGGTTGCCTGACTCTAATCTTATAATCCTCACGTCCCGGTATACTTTTGGGCGCTTCATACACTTGTAAGTAGTTCATATAATAGTCCTCCCGCTGTTAAATCGATTAGGATTGCGAATTTATTTCTATTTGTCTATATTGTATCTGCATCCATCTCGACAAAGTTTTCATGCGTTATTCATAAATGTTTATATTTTGTCTTATAAGGGATGATTACTAAACTTCAGCATGACAATAATCAAACATTTTCTTATATCAAAACAAAACTTTTCGCAACCATAGAAAGCTATACTCATAACATCCTAACCACACTGGAGGCAACAATGATGACTTTACCTTATTGGCAGGAGATCATGAGTAGACTGGATACAAAAGTAGAGCGTATGGTTGAACAGATTGGTGACAAGTGTCCACATTTTGCCGGAAAAGATGGCAAGTTTGACGATATCGGCTCAGACTGGTGGACCACGGGCTTTTGGCCTGGCATCCTCTGGATTATGCATGACATCACCGGAAAAGACCTTTACAAAGATGCCGCATGGCACTGGGATGGTACGTTGGAGGAATGGTTTGTCAAACCTACGGTAGAGCTGCATCATGATGTTGGTTTTCAATTTCTTCCGACAGCTGTAATCAAACATACAATCACTGGTAATGAGGATGCACTCCGCAGAGGGATTGAAGCCGCAAACTTCCTTGCTGCCCGTTATAATCCGGTAGGCAAATTTATTCGCGCCTGGAATGAAGATAAATATGGTTGGGTGATCATCGACTGTATGCTGAATATCTCCCTGCTCTTTTGGGCCAGCAAAGTTACAGGTGATCCTCGTTATAAACATATCGCGATTAACCACGCGGAGACGACTATGCAATATGGTATCCGTGAAGACGGATCAACCAAGCATATTCTCTCTTTTGATGCAGAATCCGGTGCTTATATTGAGAATTTTGGGGGTCAGGGCTACTCTCCTGAATCCTCTTGGAGCCGTGGTACAGCTTGGGGTTTGTACGGCTTCATCAACACTTACCGCCATACAAGTGATGAGCGTTTCCTAAACACCGCCAAACGAATCGCACATTACTTCATTTCCGCTTTGCCAGAGGATCAGGTACCGTACTGGGATTTCCGTCTTGAGGATGACGAACGGATGTTCAGAGATAGCTCTGCGGCCTCCATCGCCGCTTCAGGCTTGCTCGAACTAGCAGATATCGTACCATTGGGTGAAAAAAGTCTTTATGCAACAGCAGCAGAGCGGATTCTGCGCTCTCTGACCGAAAGCTATGCGACTTGGGATCAGCCAGAGCATGAGGCGATTTTGCTGCATGGAACTGGCAGCGGCACATCCTTTATTGATGTATCGCTAATCTATGGGGATTACTATTATATAGAGGCAATCGCTAAATTGAATGGCTGGAAACACCGGATTTTTTAATAAAGAGATATTTATTCAGTTCAGTGTTCTTGAAAAGGAATATGTTATAATCTTCACTAGATTGTTTGGAGGCGATAATGATGAGATTAATCACTAATAATATTGGACTATTTTTGAAGGATAGCGCCTAATCGTCCATAAACCGCGTGTTTCCTTCATAAGCGAGGTTACGAATGTAATGCCAAATTATACTTTAAACGCAATGATGGATTATTCGAGAGAACAAATAGCAACAATAGAATCATTAGAAGAGATTTGCAAACAATTTGAGAAGATTAACTTAAGAGTTGGCATAGAACATCTTGTAAAAGATCACGGTGATCACGCCTACCTTTGTCACCATAATGAACGGTTAATTGGTTTTCTCAGTTGGTATACTTCTGACGGAACCGAAGCGAATATTAACGGAATGGTGCATCCAGACTATCGTCGCCAAGGCGTATTCCGCAGCTTACTTGGACGAGCAAAACAAGATATGTCCTTACAAGGTATCCACTCGCTACGATATCGGGTCG
This Paenibacillus sp. FSL R5-0345 DNA region includes the following protein-coding sequences:
- a CDS encoding glycosyl hydrolase family 28 protein, which translates into the protein MNYLQVYEAPKSIPGREDYKIRVRQPEGEWQNVFIYEVKVDMHQVRPASMAFFDLEGAAEVEVTCLYTEIECVNVAPASRNIAYEIQEKTIKFSLFGPQKLSIEINDDIFRNLHLFANPKEEDAPLIEDPNVAVVQPGIHRKTDLLRLLEIPVAYSSEKPNVLFFSPGTHCIEETVLPIPSGTTIYLAGGSALVGSLVCESVHDITIRGRGMIYLADFHRYSAFRGVRIVFSQSIKVEGITVIDPPHYSIFIGKSDGIEIDNIKAFSTRGWSDGIDIMSSSDVAIRDVFMRNSDDCIAIYGSRWDFYGDTRNIIVRDSILWADVAHPLMIGTHGDHGQNGDVIENIIFTNIDILNHHEPQENYWGALAINAGDRNTVCNVIYDNIRVERIEQGQLFDVRVVYNKDYNPEPGTSIRNITFRNISYSGKANPSRIYGFDEKRAVEGVTFINLRVNDELLNAPRPELIEINHFAKNIVFVIEEAAGEQSSL
- a CDS encoding glycoside hydrolase family 88 protein → MMTLPYWQEIMSRLDTKVERMVEQIGDKCPHFAGKDGKFDDIGSDWWTTGFWPGILWIMHDITGKDLYKDAAWHWDGTLEEWFVKPTVELHHDVGFQFLPTAVIKHTITGNEDALRRGIEAANFLAARYNPVGKFIRAWNEDKYGWVIIDCMLNISLLFWASKVTGDPRYKHIAINHAETTMQYGIREDGSTKHILSFDAESGAYIENFGGQGYSPESSWSRGTAWGLYGFINTYRHTSDERFLNTAKRIAHYFISALPEDQVPYWDFRLEDDERMFRDSSAASIAASGLLELADIVPLGEKSLYATAAERILRSLTESYATWDQPEHEAILLHGTGSGTSFIDVSLIYGDYYYIEAIAKLNGWKHRIF